In Juglans regia cultivar Chandler chromosome 13, Walnut 2.0, whole genome shotgun sequence, the following proteins share a genomic window:
- the LOC108990449 gene encoding basic form of pathogenesis-related protein 1-like: MVLSKFFLAICFIGFTLIQASLAQNSNQDFLDAHNAARAEVGVPPLTWNHTLQVFAENFANKRRDCNFVNSDGPYGENMAQGWGTFTALEAVKMWVDEKQYYDRKSNSCKGGECLHYTQVVWRDTKRLGCARVKCNKDGGIFMTCNYDPTGNYDGERPF; this comes from the coding sequence ATGGTGCTTAGCAAGTTTTTTCTAGCAATATGCTTTATTGGGTTCACCCTAATACAAGCCTCCCTGGCACAAAATTCCAACCAAGACTTTCTCGACGCCCACAATGCTGCCCGTGCCGAAGTCGGTGTTCCTCCTCTAACATGGAACCACACACTGCAAGTCTTTGCCGAGAATTTTGCTAACAAGAGGAGAGATTGCAATTTTGTGAATTCCGATGGACCCTATGGGGAGAACATGGCACAAGGATGGGGTACCTTCACCGCACTAGAGGCTGTGAAGATGTGGGTGGATGAGAAACAATACTACGATCGCAAGTCCAACTCGTGTAAGGGTGGTGAGTGCCTGCACTACACCCAAGTTGTCTGGCGCGACACCAAGCGTCTTGGGTGTGCCAGGGTCAAGTGTAATAAGGATGGGGGGATCTTTATGACTTGCAACTACGATCCTACCGGTAATTACGATGGTGAACgcccattttaa
- the LOC118344159 gene encoding secreted RxLR effector protein 161-like yields the protein MNSKTKPVSSPMAPYFKLSALQSPKSDEERDYMKNVPYASIVGNLMYAMILRYILGTIDLGLKFEKSEDSLVTGYVDSDYAGDLDKRRLTIGYVFAMAGGPVSWRSNLQSTIALSSTETEYMAVTEAVKEVIWLQRLVTDLGFKQ from the exons ATGAACTCGAAGACGAAGCCAGTAAGTTCTCCAATGGCCCCATATTTCAAGCTCAGTGCATTGCAGTCTCCTAAAAGTGATGAAGAGCGGGACTATATGAAAAATGTCCCGTATGCAAGTATTGTGGGAAACTTAATGTATGCCATG ATTCTACGGTACATTCTAGGGACCATAGATCTTGGTTTGAAGTTCGAGAAGAGTGAAGATAGTCTAGTAACTGGATATGTTGACTCAGACTATGCTGGTGATCTTGACAAACGACGATTGACAATTGGATATGTGTTCGCTATGGCTGGAGGACCAGTTAGTTGGCGATCTAATTTGCAATCTACAATTGCACTATCCTCAACAGAGACTGAATACATGGCTGTGACAGAAGCTGTGAAAGAAGTCATTTGGTTACAGAGACTGGTAACAGATTTGGGCTTTAAACAGTAA
- the LOC108981077 gene encoding pathogenesis-related protein 1-like translates to MMFMRLSLAIVCVVSLAIFHVSLAQNSPQDYLNAHKAARASVGVGPMRWDAKVASYARNYVNKLKGSCKLVHSGGPYAENLAWGSTEYLSRTAAVNMWVAEKPKYDYNSNSCVSGECRHYTQVVSRNSVRLGCAKVRCNSGGTIISCNYDPPGNYVNQHPYLRVLQQPLVFFDV, encoded by the exons ATGATGTTCATGAGGCTTTCTCTAGCAATTGTTTGTGTCGTAAGCTTGGCC atattcCACGTCTCCCTTGCCCAGAACTCCCCACAAGACTACCTTAATGCGCACAAAGCCGCTCGTGCAAGCGTTGGTGTCGGGCCAATGAGATGGGATGCGAAGGTAGCTTCTTATGCGCGGAACTACGTTAACAAACTCAAAGGCAGCTGCAAGCTTGTGCATTCAGGAGGGCCTTATGCCGAGAACCTTGCATGGGGTAGCACTGAGTACCTTTCGCGCACAGCTGCTGTGAACATGTGGGTGGCAGAGAAGCCAAAGTATGACTACAACTCCAATTCCTGTGTCAGTGGGGAGTGCCGCCACTACACTCAGGTGGTTTCGAGGAACTCCGTGCGCTTGGGGTGTGCTAAAGTACGATGCAACAGCGGGGGCACCATTATCAGTTGCAACTATGACCCCCCAGGCAACTATGTCAATCAACATCCCTATCTAAGAGTTCTTCAACAACCTCTGGTCTTTTTTGACGTTTAG
- the LOC118343726 gene encoding basic form of pathogenesis-related protein 1-like yields the protein MVLSKFFLAICFIGFTLIQASLAQNSNQDFLDAHNAARAEVGVPPLTWNHTLQVYAENFANKRRDCNFENSNGPYGENMAQGWGTFTALEAVKMWVDEKQYYDRKSNSCKGGECLHYTQVVWRDTKRIGCARVKCYKDGGIFMTCNYDPTGNYDGERPF from the coding sequence ATGGTGCTTAGCAAGTTTTTTCTAGCAATATGCTTCATTGGGTTCACCCTAATACAAGCCTCCCTGGCACAAAATTCCAACCAAGACTTTCTCGACGCCCACAATGCTGCCCGTGCCGAAGTCGGTGTTCCTCCTCTAACATGGAACCACACGCTGCAAGTCTATGCCGAGAATTTTGCTAACAAGAGGAGAGATTGCAATTTTGAGAATTCCAATGGACCCTATGGGGAGAACATGGCACAAGGATGGGGTACCTTCACCGCACTAGAGGCTGTGAAGATGTGGGTGGATGAGAAACAATACTACGATCGCAAGTCCAACTCGTGTAAAGGTGGTGAGTGCCTGCACTACACCCAAGTTGTCTGGCGCGACACCAAGCGTATTGGGTGTGCCAGGGTCAAGTGTTATAAGGATGGGGGGATCTTTATGACTTGCAACTACGATCCTACCGGTAATTACGATGGTGAACgcccattttaa
- the LOC108981075 gene encoding basic form of pathogenesis-related protein 1-like, translating into MGFSKFFLAICFIGFTLIQASLAQNSNRDFLEAHNAARAQVGVAPLTWNHTLQVYAENYANKRRDCNLEHSNGPYGENIAQGWGTFTALEAVKMWVDEKQYYDRKSNSCKGGECLHYTQVVWRDTKRIGCARVRCNKDEGIFMTCNYDPTGNYDGERPF; encoded by the coding sequence ATGGGGTTTAGCAAGTTTTTTCTAGCAATATGCTTCATTGGGTTCACCCTAATACAAGCCTCCCTGGCACAAAATTCCAACCGAGACTTTCTCGAAGCCCACAATGCTGCTCGTGCCCAAGTCGGTGTTGCTCCTCTAACATGGAACCACACGCTGCAAGTCTATGCCGAGAATTATGCTAACAAGAGGAGGGATTGCAATTTGGAGCATTCCAATGGACCCTATGGGGAGAACATCGCACAAGGATGGGGTACCTTCACCGCACTAGAGGCTGTAAAGATGTGGGTTGATGAGAAACAATACTACGATCGCAAGTCCAACTCGTGTAAGGGTGGTGAGTGCCTGCACTACACCCAAGTTGTCTGGCGCGACACCAAGCGTATTGGGTGTGCCAGGGTCAGGTGTAATAAGGATGAGGGGATCTTTATGACTTGCAACTACGATCCTACCGGTAATTACGATGGTGAACgcccattttaa
- the LOC109018457 gene encoding pathogenesis-related protein 1-like has protein sequence MQRLTIMRNISPAMIFVFILTFAFVHESSAQDSPQDYVNAHNAARSQVGVGPIAWDATVAAFAQSYANQRKGDCRLVHSGGPYGENIAWSSGDLSGTAAVNLWVAEKADYNYNTNSCAAGRQCGHYTQVVWRNSVRLGCAKVRCNNGGTFITCNYDPRGNIVGQKPY, from the coding sequence ATGCAGCGACTCACGATCATGAGAAACATTTCCCCAGCaatgatatttgtttttatcCTGACCTTTGCCTTCGTCCATGAATCCAGCGCCCAAGATTCACCACAAGACTACGTCAACGCTCACAACGCAGCTCGATCACAGGTTGGAGTCGGACCTATTGCTTGGGATGCTACCGTTGCGGCATTTGCACAGAGCTATGCTAATCAACGTAAGGGTGATTGCAGACTTGTGCACTCGGGTGGCCCTTACGGGGAGAATATTGCATGGAGCAGTGGTGACCTCTCGGGAACGGCTGCCGTTAACCTTTGGGTAGCAGAGAAGGCCGACTACAACTACAACACTAACTCATGTGCTGCCGGCCGCCAGTGCGGCCACTATACTCAGGTGGTTTGGCGCAATTCTGTGCGCCTTGGCTGTGCTAAAGTCAGATGCAACAATGGCGGCACCTTCATCACTTGCAACTATGACCCCCGGGGCAACATTGTCGGGCAGAAGCcttactaa